From one Phycisphaerae bacterium genomic stretch:
- a CDS encoding carboxypeptidase regulatory-like domain-containing protein, which produces MKRYGATIPAGCMALAAASCASIDLSTLGLGHPATLPVETRFAFTNLSSKAYAALAIRAHGDTDYETLPLLPPGGTYRGDFGSVLGHACPGSLDVRLLLYRRVNASIPIGLDAGETVASEPLAGGEILDVPACDVEPVEVYTIVNWDAPEGTARLKFAQDTPVDAWIRQSGRFPNADAAWQTVGLDPGLAGLQPPEPALDAAIAGRVVDRDGAGIENIGVLLRTRWRARLDDADAGNDPDSGYSDPIAVTRTDASGRFSLDRPPGAYRVEVFQDGYLFRPDVIDVETPLDGIVFVAEPQ; this is translated from the coding sequence GTGAAACGCTATGGGGCAACCATTCCGGCCGGCTGCATGGCCCTCGCGGCGGCATCGTGCGCGTCGATCGACTTAAGTACGCTGGGACTGGGCCACCCGGCCACCCTGCCCGTCGAGACGCGCTTCGCATTCACGAACCTGTCAAGCAAGGCCTACGCCGCCCTGGCAATTCGAGCCCATGGCGACACGGACTACGAGACCCTGCCGCTCTTGCCTCCCGGAGGAACCTATCGCGGAGACTTCGGCTCGGTGCTGGGCCACGCCTGCCCCGGCTCACTCGACGTTCGCCTTCTGCTCTATCGCCGCGTCAACGCCTCGATCCCCATCGGCCTGGATGCCGGGGAGACGGTCGCATCGGAGCCTCTCGCTGGCGGCGAGATCCTCGACGTTCCAGCCTGCGATGTGGAACCGGTGGAGGTCTACACCATTGTGAACTGGGACGCGCCGGAGGGGACGGCCCGCCTCAAGTTCGCCCAGGATACGCCGGTAGATGCGTGGATTCGCCAATCAGGTCGTTTTCCCAATGCCGATGCCGCGTGGCAGACCGTCGGGCTGGACCCCGGCCTGGCCGGCCTCCAACCTCCCGAACCGGCCTTGGACGCGGCCATCGCCGGCCGGGTCGTCGATCGCGACGGCGCTGGAATCGAAAACATCGGCGTCCTGCTACGCACGCGATGGAGGGCCCGGCTCGATGACGCCGACGCCGGCAACGATCCCGACAGCGGTTACAGCGATCCGATCGCGGTGACCCGGACCGATGCCTCCGGCCGCTTTAGCCTGGATCGTCCGCCGGGCGCCTACCGGGTCGAGGTCTTTCAGGACGGATACCTGTTCCGGCCGGACGTGATCGACGTTGAAACGCCGCTGGATGGCATCGTGTTTGTGGCGGAACCCCAGTGA
- a CDS encoding M24 family metallopeptidase, with protein MRQRTEAFNGCLRERLDSLVPVAMREAGIDMWLILCQEDNPDPLLATMMPMDTWWPILQILIFHDRGPDAGVERINLSMVDTKDLYLRPWTGRGETEQWQLLKTIVSERAPRWIGVNIGRVQWAAGGLTHNLYGQLAHALPDGYAGRLTSAEVACTRWLATLTPQEMPLFRHVVQVGRQIIARCYCREAITPGVTMPEDLRWYYWQCCADLGLQTSFLPYFTLRQSPDNVKAFGADGVIRQGDCVVCDVGIRYLGMCSDHQQWAYVLREGERAAPDGLRRLMAECNRLQDVFMSEFRPGLSGNELLKRILDRARAEGVPNPRVYSHSLGHLLHEPGPLIGLPWEQERCPGRGDVKLEYDTCFTMELSIEAPLPDWKIEAFRFNMEEDVAFTREGCRVVDARQTEFYLV; from the coding sequence ATGCGTCAACGGACCGAGGCGTTCAACGGCTGTCTGCGGGAACGGCTCGACTCGCTCGTGCCTGTGGCCATGCGCGAGGCCGGCATCGACATGTGGCTCATCCTCTGCCAGGAGGATAACCCCGACCCCCTCCTGGCAACCATGATGCCGATGGACACGTGGTGGCCGATTCTCCAGATCCTGATCTTCCACGATCGCGGGCCAGACGCCGGCGTCGAACGAATCAACCTCTCCATGGTCGACACCAAGGACCTCTACCTCCGCCCGTGGACCGGACGGGGCGAGACGGAACAGTGGCAGCTGTTGAAGACAATCGTGTCCGAGCGAGCCCCCCGGTGGATCGGCGTCAATATCGGGCGAGTCCAGTGGGCGGCCGGCGGCCTGACCCACAATCTATATGGCCAGTTGGCCCATGCCTTGCCTGATGGATACGCGGGAAGGTTGACGTCCGCCGAGGTTGCCTGCACGCGGTGGCTGGCCACCCTGACGCCGCAGGAAATGCCCTTGTTCCGGCATGTCGTGCAGGTCGGGCGACAGATCATCGCCCGCTGTTACTGCCGCGAGGCGATCACGCCCGGCGTGACCATGCCCGAGGATCTTCGGTGGTACTACTGGCAGTGCTGCGCCGATCTGGGCCTGCAGACTTCATTCCTGCCGTATTTCACGCTGCGGCAATCACCCGACAACGTCAAGGCTTTCGGTGCCGATGGGGTGATTCGTCAAGGCGACTGTGTCGTCTGCGACGTGGGTATTCGCTACCTGGGGATGTGCAGCGATCATCAGCAGTGGGCTTATGTTCTACGGGAAGGTGAACGGGCCGCTCCGGACGGCTTGCGCCGCCTGATGGCGGAATGCAATCGGCTTCAGGATGTCTTCATGAGCGAATTCCGCCCCGGACTGAGCGGCAATGAACTGCTGAAACGCATCCTGGATCGGGCGCGTGCCGAGGGCGTGCCCAACCCCAGGGTCTACTCGCATTCGCTGGGACATCTGCTCCACGAACCGGGTCCGCTGATCGGGCTTCCGTGGGAACAGGAGCGGTGCCCCGGGCGGGGGGATGTGAAACTGGAATACGACACCTGCTTCACCATGGAGCTGTCCATCGAGGCTCCGCTGCCCGACTGGAAGATCGAGGCCTTCCGCTTCAATATGGAAGAGGACGTCGCCTTCACCCGGGAGGGCTGCAGGGTCGTCGACGCTCGCCAGACCGAGTTCTACCTCGTCTGA
- a CDS encoding Gfo/Idh/MocA family oxidoreductase, which translates to MMSPSRPESRSRSRSRRDFLRISAAGAATLSMAGHVHAAGDETIRIGMIGSGGRCTDAAAQSMAAGRYVKLVAMCDVFHDKVLNSRKHLKEKYPEQVQVDDDHCFAGLDGYRKVIESADLVLIACASKFHPMYSEVALQAGKHVFVEKPHGIDPVGVKRMKAAGELAKEKGLSLLSGLQSRWHAGYRECMKRIHDGVIGDIVAIQCMFLRAPYVVVPRNPQWTEMEYHFRNWYHFCWLSGDDVPQSLVHNFDRASWALKEEMPTWAFGLAGRSASFGEQYGDMFDHHTVVYEYESGPRVYALCRTQTGAYGNFSDIIMGTKGTCYLGDCRIEGEKKWKYEGQVPDPCLVEQKALIEAIRNRKPVNSGYHMVGSTMATVLGQLVCYDGKSHTMNGAWKSQFSHGPLPEKTALDMEPPTKPDRKTGEYPLPLPGVTKMME; encoded by the coding sequence ATGATGTCGCCCAGCAGACCCGAGAGCCGTTCACGTTCCAGGAGCCGCCGTGATTTTCTGAGGATATCCGCGGCCGGCGCCGCCACGCTGAGCATGGCTGGCCATGTCCACGCCGCGGGTGATGAGACGATTCGCATCGGCATGATCGGCAGCGGCGGCCGGTGCACCGATGCCGCGGCCCAGAGCATGGCTGCCGGGCGGTACGTGAAGCTGGTCGCGATGTGCGATGTCTTCCACGACAAGGTCCTGAACAGCCGCAAGCACCTGAAGGAGAAGTACCCCGAGCAGGTTCAGGTTGACGACGACCACTGCTTTGCCGGGCTAGACGGTTACAGGAAGGTCATTGAGTCGGCTGATCTCGTGCTGATCGCCTGTGCAAGCAAGTTCCACCCGATGTACAGCGAAGTCGCTTTGCAGGCCGGCAAGCACGTTTTCGTGGAGAAGCCCCACGGGATCGATCCGGTTGGCGTCAAGCGGATGAAAGCCGCCGGCGAGCTGGCGAAGGAGAAAGGGCTGAGCCTCCTGTCGGGGTTGCAGAGTCGCTGGCACGCCGGCTATCGGGAGTGCATGAAACGGATTCACGATGGGGTCATCGGCGACATTGTCGCCATCCAGTGCATGTTCTTGCGAGCCCCCTACGTGGTGGTGCCCCGGAATCCCCAATGGACGGAGATGGAGTACCACTTTCGCAACTGGTACCACTTCTGCTGGCTTTCGGGCGACGACGTGCCCCAGTCGCTGGTCCACAATTTCGACCGGGCATCCTGGGCGCTGAAGGAGGAGATGCCCACCTGGGCCTTTGGACTGGCCGGACGCTCGGCGTCCTTCGGCGAGCAATACGGTGACATGTTCGATCACCACACGGTGGTCTACGAGTACGAGTCGGGCCCTCGAGTCTACGCGTTGTGCCGAACGCAGACTGGAGCCTACGGGAACTTCAGCGACATCATCATGGGTACCAAGGGCACCTGCTACCTGGGCGATTGTCGCATCGAGGGGGAGAAGAAATGGAAGTACGAGGGGCAGGTGCCGGATCCATGCCTGGTCGAACAGAAGGCGCTCATCGAGGCCATCCGCAACCGTAAGCCCGTCAACAGCGGCTATCACATGGTCGGCAGCACCATGGCGACGGTCCTGGGCCAGCTGGTCTGCTACGATGGCAAATCGCACACCATGAACGGAGCGTGGAAATCGCAGTTCAGCCATGGACCGCTGCCGGAGAAGACCGCGCTCGACATGGAGCCGCCGACCAAGCCGGACCGGAAGACAGGCGAGTATCCGCTACCCCTCCCGGGCGTGACCAAGATGATGGAGTGA